The Solibacillus sp. FSL W7-1464 genome contains a region encoding:
- the hflK gene encoding FtsH protease activity modulator HflK codes for MSVKRTLMWVALILMAVVAVIVVTTSWYTVDESEQAVVITFGQADETIQDSGLHFKLPWPIQSVEILSKETYSLQFGYKQNPDGTVETFDKETKMITGDENIVLTDLVVQWRIVEPKKYLFSSQEPRTILHNATSSAIRSIIGSSTIDEALTDGKADIEAETRELLVSLIDKYDIGIGVLGVKLQDVEVPNEEVRAAFTDVTDARETKNTKINEAEKYENQRVSEAVGEAAAILSKAEGEKATRIEQATGEVALFNQLYDEYRLNKDITRERLVLETLEAVLPNAQIYIMNDDGSGTMKYLPIQPMQTTPPSTEEKKEGSKSE; via the coding sequence ATGAGTGTAAAAAGAACATTAATGTGGGTAGCACTTATTCTCATGGCTGTTGTAGCAGTTATTGTTGTGACGACATCCTGGTATACAGTAGATGAATCGGAACAGGCAGTAGTGATTACATTTGGTCAAGCGGATGAAACAATACAAGATTCAGGACTTCATTTTAAATTGCCGTGGCCAATTCAGTCTGTAGAGATTTTATCAAAAGAAACATACAGTTTACAGTTCGGCTATAAGCAAAATCCGGATGGAACGGTGGAAACATTCGATAAAGAAACAAAAATGATTACAGGTGATGAAAATATTGTTTTAACAGATCTTGTAGTTCAATGGCGTATTGTTGAGCCAAAAAAATATTTATTTAGTTCACAGGAGCCGCGAACAATTTTACATAATGCGACATCCAGTGCGATACGTTCAATCATTGGCAGCTCGACAATCGATGAGGCATTAACGGATGGTAAAGCGGATATTGAAGCAGAGACACGTGAATTGCTAGTATCGTTAATCGATAAATACGATATTGGTATTGGAGTTTTAGGAGTAAAGCTGCAGGATGTAGAAGTTCCGAATGAGGAAGTACGTGCAGCATTCACAGATGTAACCGATGCACGGGAGACAAAAAATACAAAGATTAACGAAGCTGAAAAGTATGAAAACCAGCGTGTTAGTGAAGCGGTTGGTGAAGCAGCTGCAATTCTTTCAAAAGCAGAAGGTGAAAAGGCTACGCGTATCGAGCAAGCGACAGGTGAAGTAGCGCTATTTAACCAGCTTTATGATGAATACCGACTGAATAAGGATATTACACGTGAACGATTAGTGCTCGAAACATTGGAGGCAGTTTTACCGAATGCCCAAATTTATATTATGAATGATGACGGCAGTGGTACGATGAAGT